One stretch of Astatotilapia calliptera chromosome 3, fAstCal1.2, whole genome shotgun sequence DNA includes these proteins:
- the LOC113009827 gene encoding E3 ubiquitin-protein ligase TRIM21-like, which translates to MSAASNLRSEDQFLCSICLDVFTDPVSTSCGHNFCKTCISQHWDMNVICQCPMCKETFYTRPQLKINTLFSEMVAQFRREAQQKASSSSSEQQAAKPGEVPCDVCTGTRLKALKSCLVCQTSYCQTHLEPHLTVKRLNRHQLVDAVENLEGRMCTKHDKLLELFCKTDQTCVCVLCSVLDHKNHEFVPLREEYEGKKAELEKTEAEIQQMIQKRRLKIQEITESVKMSKDAADRQKAEGVQVLTALMESVERRLKELMKEIEDKQEATEKQAEGLIKDLEQEISELMERSSEVEQLSCSEDHLHLLQSFSSLKAAPPSKDWTEVRVHPPSYEGTVGRAVDQLEETIRKLMKKKLLEAELQRVQQHEVDVTLDPDTANPWLILSDDGKQVYCGDVEKKLPNNPERFSYCAMVLGEQSFSSGRFYFEVQVKGKTAWILGVATESINRKGDITLSPQDGFWTVMLRNGNEYEALAGPSVPLCLHPGPEKVGVFVDYQEGLVSFYDVGAAALIYSFTGCSFTHKLHPFFSPSLNYGGKNSAPLIICPVNNINRSLSLEESLDFYSDSD; encoded by the coding sequence ATGTCTGCTGCCAGCAATCTGCGATCTGAAGATCAGTTTCTGTGCTCCATCTGTCTGGATGTGTTCACTGATCCAGTCTCTACATCATGTGGACACAACTTCTGCAAAACCTGCATCAGTCAGCACTGGGACATGAATGTCATCTGTCAGTGTCCCATGTGTAAAGAGACTTTCTACACTCGACCTCAGCTGAAGATCAACACGTTGTTCTCTGAGATGGTTGCTCAGTTCAGACGTGAAGCTCAGCAgaaagccagcagcagcagctcagagcaaCAAGCTGCCAAACCAGGAGAAGTTCCCTGTGACGTCTGCACTGGAACCAGACTGAAGGCCCTGAAGTCCTGCCTGGTGTGTCAGACCTCCTACTGCCAGACTCACCTGGAGCCTCATCTGACAGTGAAACGTCTGAATAGACATCAGCTGGTTGATGCTGTGGAGAACCTGGAAGGCAGGATGTGCACGAAGCACGATAAACTCCTGGAGCTGTTCTGTAAGACCGACCAGACATGTGTCTGCGTGCTCTGCTCTGTTTTAGACCACAAGAATCACGAGTTTGTTCCTCTGAGAGAAGAATATGAAGGAAAGAAGGCAGAGCTGGAGAAGACAGAGGCTGAGATTCAGCAGATGATCCAGAAGAGACGACTGAAGATTCAGGAGATCACAGAGTCGgtgaagatgagtaaagatgctgcagacagacagaaagcagaaggTGTTCAGGTCCTCACGGCTCTGATGGAGTCTGTTGAGAGACGCCTGAAGGAGCTCATGAAGGAGATCgaagacaaacaggaagctaCAGAGAAACAGGCTGAAGGACTCATCAAAGATCTGGAACAGGAAATCTCTGAGCTGATGGAGAGAAGCTCTgaggtggagcagctctcatgCTCTgaagaccacctccacctcctccaaagCTTCTCCTCCCTGAAAGCTGCTCCACCCAGCAAGGACTggacagaggtcagagttcatccaCCATCATATGAGGGGACTGTGGGGAGAGCTGTGGATCAGCTGGAGGAGACAATCAGGAAACtcatgaagaagaagctgttaGAGGCTGAGCTGCAGAGGGTGCAGCAGCATGAGGTGGATGTGACTCTGGATCCTGATACAGCAAATCCCTGGCTCATCCTGTCTGATGATGGAAAACAAGTGTACTGTGGTGATGTGGAGAAGAAACTTCCAAACAACCCAGAGAGATTTTCTTACTGTGCTATGGTTTTAGGAGAGCAGAGTTTCTCTTCAGGCAGATTTTACTTTGAGGTTCAGGTTAAAGGAAAGACTGCGTGGATTTTAGGAGTGGCCACAGAGTCGATCAACAGGAAGGGAGACATCACACTGAGTCCTCAGGATGGTTTCTGGACTGTGATGCTGAGAAATGGAAATGAGTACGAAGCTCTTGCTGGTCCTTCAGTCCCCCTCTGTCTCCATCCTGGTCCTGAGAAGGTGGGGGTGTTTGTGGATTATCAGGAGGGTCTGGTCTCCTTTTATGATGTAggtgctgcagctctgatctACTCCTTTACTGGCTGCTCCTTCACTCACAAACTCCACCCATTCTTCAGTCCCAGTCTGAATTATGGAGGTAAAAACTCTGCACCTCTGATCATCTGTCCTGTCAATAACATTAATCGATCCCTTTCATTGGAAGAATCGCTTGATTtctattctgattctgattga